A region of the Helicobacter pylori NQ4053 genome:
CGACGCTTTTGTTTGACAACTGACGTAATTTAGGAACAATAAACCTACTTGTCCCAACCATTTTTCTTTCTCAAGTCGTTGTAGAATTGTAGATCTTTAGGATCTTTGATGTATTTTTTAATCGTCTCAGGTTGAAACCTAAAAACAAGCAAAAACAAACCCAAGCTGATCAGAGTGAGAATAAAGCTCCATTTTAAGCAACTCCATAGACCACTAAAGAAACTTTTTTTGAAGCTGTCTTTGAAAATCTGTCCTATTGATTTGTTTTCCATTTTGTTTCCCATGTGGATCTGTGGATCACAAACGCTTAATTACAAATACATACACTATAATTACTATAATAAGTATGGCAAACACAAACCAAACCATTTTTAGAACGCTTCATGCGCTCACCTTGCTTCTTTCTCCAACCATCTTTAGCATTGCATTTGATTTCTTCAAAAAGGCTCATTTCTTAATTTCTTTTCTTTGTTAAAATTTGTCCATTTTAGCAAATTTTTGTTAATTATAGGTAAAAATGTGAATCGTCCCTAGCCTTTAGACGCCTGCAACGATCGGACTTTTTCAATATTAATGAAAAAATGCCAAATATTCTAAATATTATGGT
Encoded here:
- the cagB gene encoding cag pathogenicity island protein B; amino-acid sequence: MENKSIGQIFKDSFKKSFFSGLWSCLKWSFILTLISLGLFLLVFRFQPETIKKYIKDPKDLQFYNDLRKKNGWDK